Proteins encoded within one genomic window of Bradyrhizobium sp. 186:
- a CDS encoding DUF2867 domain-containing protein, with translation MTSVREVTPEVDAGAVLAGAQFIDAYRIEIGTAGLDARQACVRMVLHGPRWIDALLRLRNILVTPFGLKTSGEGAPAPGGLIGLFPVVSETPERLVAGFNDHHLDFRIVVDVAGDATGRQVTSTTLVRTHNLLGRTYLTLIMPFHKLVVRSMMGSIVEPAR, from the coding sequence ATGACATCCGTCCGCGAAGTTACCCCCGAGGTCGATGCCGGTGCAGTGCTGGCCGGCGCGCAGTTTATCGATGCCTATCGCATCGAGATCGGCACGGCCGGCCTCGATGCCCGTCAGGCCTGCGTCCGGATGGTCCTGCACGGGCCGCGCTGGATCGATGCGCTGCTGCGCCTGCGCAACATCCTGGTGACACCGTTCGGGCTGAAGACATCGGGCGAAGGCGCGCCGGCACCGGGTGGCCTGATCGGCCTGTTTCCGGTGGTCAGCGAAACGCCGGAGCGGTTGGTCGCAGGCTTCAACGACCACCATCTCGACTTTCGCATCGTCGTCGACGTGGCCGGCGACGCGACAGGTCGGCAGGTGACGTCGACCACGCTGGTGCGGACACATAATCTCTTGGGCCGGACGTATCTCACGCTCATCATGCCGTTCCACAAGCTCGTCGTGCGCAGCATGATGGGAAGCATCGTAGAGCCGGCCCGATAA